The region gacaaaaaaaaacctagcTTATTTAACCAACAATTCAATGAGCGGTTTTCCCTTGCAACAAACTAACCAAAAGTTGCATCAATCGATGTTGCAGCGAAAAGCTAAAGGAAAACAGAATGGCTGAATTCAACTTACCGCGCACAAGTTCAAGGCCAAGTCTCCGTCTCCGAGAGCCTCTCTCGCTCGCTCTTGGCTTTTTGTGGCGCTCTGCGcacttgttgttgttacttTTAGAAAAGAACTTTCGTTTTCTGGCTTTGGCTTCAGACTGCAAGCGGTGGGCGGTCGAAGAGTGGGCGCCCCAAGTGGCCCATATGCACTATGCAATTTGGCGGTTATTTTCCCCTCgaaatttttggttttcaaatTTCTCGAATTTGTGTTGTTATTGTTCGCTAAACAGGAGCGacttttgttaattaattaacaacACTCTCGCACACGCGGCACACACACTTTCATGACGCGAACGCGCCCCGAGATAAGCAAAGGCAATTTATTTGCACTAAACTTTACTTTTGCGCGGGGAGCGCGATGGGGCTGGTGGGGGAGGGGCCAGTGGGAGAAGAGAACTCACCACACACAATCACGCAACCGATGTTAGCGCACGTTTTCGCCACATGTGAAAATCTTCAGCGATCTCGAGATTTTCCAATAATTCCCGATTCAGTCAGAGTCTGGGTTTCGAAATAAGTTATGTCTGATTGGAAGTCTGTTTAATGGGACAACGAGACAAACGAACGGGCACGGACCAGTGTTGTCAACGTACTAATCATATCGATGTATCGATAGGTTCCATATGGATTGTCTGGAATTTTACCCCGTCAAACTATTTTGGTCACACTGCCCGCCAAGAAAAACAATggtttaaaaacaataatgcCTAATGATATTTAAACATTCTACAGTAGTGGAAGATTAGCTTTTAGGGCATCAAACTCCTTTCGATCAAGTGGCTTCAGGTGCGTGCCAGAAAAGGGTGACTTGAACTCTATGTCACGGTGTTTGTTGACGAGCACTTTTTGGTCCGAGTATATCATACTGATTTGCTGCTCAACCTGCTGCTGATCTGAAATATATGAAAGTTAGTGGAATTCAAAACCAAGGGGAACGTGCTTACCTTTCTTTAGGAGCTCTAATGCCTTTACTTTTTGCATCTTAACCAACATGGACCCAATTGTTATCCAGACCTTTTCTTCCTGGGACTTTTCCATAAGACGCAGGGCCTCCCTCGTTTCCTGGCGCCTTTTATCCATGACCGTCAACTCATGCTTGTTGGCCAAGATCTTGTCCGCCAACTCCTCTGTTTTGGTAATTACTTCGATGCTTTTGTCAAGCTCTGTTTGCGACATGTTTACAATTCGTGAATTCGGGAAGTAAAC is a window of Drosophila bipectinata strain 14024-0381.07 chromosome 2R, DbipHiC1v2, whole genome shotgun sequence DNA encoding:
- the Pdrg1 gene encoding p53 and DNA damage-regulated protein 1 produces the protein MSQTELDKSIEVITKTEELADKILANKHELTVMDKRRQETREALRLMEKSQEEKVWITIGSMLVKMQKVKALELLKKDQQQVEQQISMIYSDQKVLVNKHRDIEFKSPFSGTHLKPLDRKEFDALKANLPLL